From one Catellatospora sp. IY07-71 genomic stretch:
- a CDS encoding DUF3499 domain-containing protein, producing the protein MRSPRRCSRNGCQRQAVATLTYVYAESTAVVGPLAAYQEPHTYDLCEPHALSLTAPRGWDLVRHDGEFEPPPPTTDDLVALAEAVREAARPAPRQAPEPPPYPGPPTPGRRGHLRVIPPN; encoded by the coding sequence GTGAGGTCTCCACGGCGTTGCTCTCGTAACGGCTGCCAACGGCAGGCGGTCGCGACGCTGACCTATGTCTATGCCGAGTCCACCGCGGTGGTCGGCCCGCTCGCCGCGTACCAGGAACCGCACACGTACGACCTGTGCGAGCCGCACGCGCTGAGCCTGACCGCCCCGCGCGGCTGGGACCTGGTCCGCCACGACGGCGAGTTCGAGCCGCCGCCGCCCACCACCGACGACCTGGTCGCCCTGGCCGAGGCCGTCCGCGAGGCGGCCCGCCCCGCCCCGCGCCAGGCCCCGGAGCCGCCGCCTTACCCCGGCCCACCCACCCCCGGCCGCCGCGGCCACCTCCGCGTCATCCCCCCCAATTGA